One region of Marivirga arenosa genomic DNA includes:
- a CDS encoding uroporphyrinogen-III synthase: MSTTVKDRFYPVKSIMVSQPEPANIENSPYHKLADKYKIKIDFRQFINVDPIDAKEFRKQKIDILKHTAIIFTSRNAVDHFFRICKGSKIEMPPEMKYFCISEQTANYLQKYIVVRKRKVFVGERTAQDILNVIKKHKNEKYLFPCSNIRKDDIPSFMTKNGYNFTEATIYKTVAADLSDLEHITYDILAFFSPSGINSLFVNFPEFKQNKTRIAVFGPTTAKAARDAGLIIDIEAPLPNAPSMTGALELYIKKANGLK, translated from the coding sequence ATGTCAACAACTGTAAAAGACCGATTTTATCCGGTAAAAAGTATTATGGTTTCACAGCCGGAACCAGCGAATATTGAGAATTCTCCTTATCACAAATTAGCGGATAAGTACAAAATTAAAATTGATTTCAGGCAATTTATCAATGTTGACCCTATTGATGCAAAAGAATTTAGGAAACAAAAAATTGATATCTTAAAGCATACTGCAATCATTTTTACAAGTAGAAATGCAGTAGACCATTTCTTCCGAATTTGTAAGGGTAGTAAAATCGAGATGCCACCTGAAATGAAATATTTTTGTATTTCAGAACAAACGGCTAATTATCTACAAAAATACATTGTAGTTAGAAAAAGAAAAGTTTTTGTGGGAGAGCGAACTGCACAGGACATTTTAAATGTTATCAAGAAACATAAAAACGAAAAGTATCTTTTTCCTTGTTCAAATATCAGAAAAGATGACATTCCATCTTTCATGACCAAAAACGGTTACAATTTCACAGAAGCAACTATTTATAAAACAGTTGCAGCAGACTTATCTGATCTTGAACATATTACGTATGATATTTTAGCGTTCTTTAGTCCGTCAGGAATTAATTCATTGTTTGTGAACTTTCCGGAGTTCAAACAAAACAAAACCAGAATTGCTGTGTTTGGACCCACAACAGCTAAAGCTGCAAGGGATGCAGGTCTGATAATAGATATAGAAGCACCATTGCCAAATGCACCGTCTATGACGGGAGCATTAGAACTTTATATTAAAAAAGCTAATGGTCTTAAATAG
- the uvrC gene encoding excinuclease ABC subunit UvrC, whose product MYDAVFLDPKDISDLPKQPGVYKFHNNNGDIIYVGKAKNLKNRVSSYFNKSSNHNKKTIRLVGEIDKIEIAIVNSEFDALLLENSLIKELQPKYNILLKDDKSFPYLCITNEPFPRIISTRKRIARNGTYFGPYASVRAMNNVLELIRKLYTIRTCKLNLSDQNIKAGKFKVCLEYHIGNCKGPCEGLQQHKNYQKDINQAAEILKGNLNVPKQLFKLNMQQAAEELHYETAQKYKEKLELLEKFHSKSLVVNPKITDIDVCTIISEEKSAFVNYLRVKNGSITVTKTIQLKKKLDESEQELLLLALIDLRKLYESGTEEVLTNIDIENLPEKFHFIKPQIGDKKKLVELSLKNSLFFKKEKLNQNESSKIKELRVLKQLQNDLRLKELPIKIECFDNSNMQGTNPTASMVHFKNGRPKKSEYRHYHVKTVVGPDDFASMTEIVGRRYKRLKDEKQEMPNLIVIDGGKGQLSSAVKALKKLNLYGKIPIIGIAKRLEEIYFPEDPYPVHISKKSESLKLLQRLRDEAHRFAITFHRQIRSKNTFKIDLEGINGIGDKTIDQLLTHFKSPKKIREASFENLSNVVGTSKAEIIIKAFKQKKED is encoded by the coding sequence ATGTATGATGCAGTTTTTTTAGATCCAAAGGATATATCCGATTTACCAAAACAGCCTGGAGTTTATAAATTCCATAATAATAACGGAGATATTATTTATGTAGGAAAGGCAAAAAACCTAAAAAATCGTGTTAGCAGCTACTTCAATAAATCCTCCAATCACAATAAAAAAACAATTCGATTAGTTGGGGAAATAGATAAAATTGAAATAGCTATTGTAAATTCTGAATTTGATGCTCTTTTATTAGAAAACTCATTAATAAAAGAGCTTCAGCCAAAGTATAACATTCTATTAAAGGATGATAAATCTTTTCCTTATTTATGCATAACTAATGAGCCATTCCCAAGGATAATTTCAACCAGAAAACGTATTGCAAGAAATGGCACTTATTTTGGGCCATATGCAAGTGTTCGAGCTATGAATAATGTTCTTGAATTAATAAGGAAGCTCTATACGATACGGACATGCAAACTCAATCTTTCAGATCAAAATATTAAAGCAGGTAAATTTAAAGTTTGTTTAGAATACCATATAGGTAATTGTAAAGGGCCCTGCGAGGGATTACAACAACATAAAAATTACCAAAAAGATATAAATCAAGCTGCAGAGATTTTAAAAGGAAATTTAAATGTTCCTAAGCAACTATTTAAACTGAATATGCAACAAGCTGCGGAGGAGTTACATTATGAAACTGCTCAAAAATATAAAGAAAAATTAGAGTTATTAGAGAAGTTCCACAGCAAATCATTAGTTGTAAATCCTAAAATAACCGATATTGATGTTTGTACTATTATTTCTGAAGAGAAAAGTGCTTTTGTTAATTACTTAAGGGTTAAAAATGGAAGCATTACGGTGACCAAAACCATTCAGCTAAAAAAGAAGCTTGATGAATCCGAACAGGAATTATTATTATTGGCATTAATTGATCTTAGGAAACTATATGAGAGTGGTACTGAAGAAGTATTAACCAACATAGATATTGAAAACCTTCCAGAAAAATTTCACTTTATAAAACCACAAATTGGTGATAAAAAGAAATTAGTGGAGTTAAGTTTAAAAAATTCTTTATTCTTTAAGAAAGAAAAACTAAATCAGAATGAATCATCAAAAATAAAGGAGTTGAGAGTCTTAAAACAGTTACAAAATGATTTAAGACTAAAGGAATTACCTATCAAGATAGAATGTTTTGATAACTCCAATATGCAAGGTACTAATCCGACTGCTTCCATGGTTCATTTTAAAAATGGTCGGCCTAAGAAGAGTGAGTACAGACATTATCATGTCAAAACTGTGGTTGGGCCTGATGACTTTGCTTCCATGACTGAAATCGTAGGTAGAAGGTATAAAAGATTGAAAGACGAAAAGCAGGAAATGCCTAATTTAATAGTAATTGATGGTGGAAAAGGACAATTGAGTTCAGCAGTCAAAGCACTGAAAAAGCTCAATCTTTATGGAAAAATTCCAATAATAGGGATAGCTAAAAGATTAGAAGAAATTTATTTTCCTGAGGATCCCTATCCTGTCCATATCAGTAAAAAAAGTGAATCACTAAAGTTATTACAAAGACTTAGAGATGAAGCGCACAGATTTGCCATTACATTTCACAGACAAATTAGAAGCAAAAATACTTTTAAGATTGATCTAGAAGGTATCAATGGAATAGGAGATAAAACAATTGATCAACTATTGACTCATTTTAAATCCCCCAAAAAAATCAGGGAAGCTTCATTTGAAAACCTTAGCAATGTGGTGGGTACTTCCAAAGCAGAAATAATTATAAAAGCCTTTAAACAAAAAAAGGAAGACTAA
- a CDS encoding penicillin-binding protein 1A, whose product MKKSKISKIIIALWSLFALAIISFSLFIYSISINLNGWYGELPGLKSLENPKSDLSSVLYFADNKEMGKYYRYNRSQVTFDELSPNVVNALIATEDIRFTEHSGIDLYGLGRVFFKSILMFDKSSGGGSTITQQLAKILFRTRSDLSNGSLNDVPVLGLVIAKMKEWIVAVKLERSYTKKEIIAMYLNTFEFGSNAFGIKTASKTFFNTTPDQLKIAEAAVLVGLCKNPNLFSPVYEPENAFERRNVVLNQMRKYGYIDDVAYDSISSKPIELDYDVENHNDGLATYFRGVILWDLLAWTRANGYDLYEDGLRIYTTIDSRMQKYAEEAVEEHMKFQQEIFDEHWEGKAPWRDESGRVIKDFIENQARRTKAYKYWEKKLGDDEEEIFKKLNEPKKMKVFSWDGEKDTVLSTMDSIRYFKKFLHAGFMAMNPNNGHIKAWVGGINYKYFKYDHVKQGRRQPGSTFKPLVYAAAIDNGYSPCYQVEDVPVTFEVPGDPPTWTPVNSNGKYTGETWTLREAMAQSLNSGTAYVMKKIGPQTVVDYAKRLGVESPLAAVPSLCLGTSDVSIYELIGAYSTFVNEGFYTMPFYIDRIEDKNGKVLKQFVPKTGEALSAETAYVMLHMLKGTTELPIGTAIGLDRELRTDNEIGAKTGTTQNYSDGWFVGVTKDLAAGAWVGGDDRSIHFRNIALGQGARMAMPIWEKFMKKVYADEELAVSKGPFKKPSNLSIEIDCEQYDMQQNNVTDSTEQIQKLDVDAIQ is encoded by the coding sequence ATGAAAAAATCTAAGATATCTAAAATAATAATTGCATTATGGTCTTTATTCGCCCTTGCTATTATTAGTTTTTCTTTATTCATCTATAGTATTAGTATAAATTTAAATGGTTGGTATGGTGAATTACCTGGACTAAAATCATTAGAAAACCCTAAAAGTGATTTATCATCAGTTCTATACTTTGCTGATAATAAAGAAATGGGGAAATACTACAGATACAACCGAAGCCAGGTTACTTTTGACGAATTATCACCTAATGTTGTAAATGCACTTATTGCAACGGAAGATATCCGTTTTACTGAGCATTCCGGAATTGATTTATATGGCTTAGGCCGTGTATTCTTTAAATCAATATTAATGTTTGACAAAAGCTCTGGTGGTGGTAGTACGATTACGCAGCAATTAGCTAAAATATTATTCCGAACTAGAAGTGATTTGTCAAACGGTAGTTTAAATGATGTTCCCGTTTTAGGATTGGTAATTGCCAAGATGAAGGAATGGATTGTAGCTGTGAAATTGGAACGTTCCTATACTAAAAAGGAAATCATTGCCATGTATCTAAACACCTTTGAATTTGGTAGTAATGCATTCGGAATCAAAACTGCTTCGAAAACATTTTTCAATACTACTCCTGATCAATTAAAAATTGCAGAAGCTGCTGTATTAGTTGGATTATGTAAAAACCCGAATTTATTCAGTCCAGTTTATGAACCTGAAAATGCATTTGAAAGAAGAAATGTAGTATTAAACCAAATGAGAAAATATGGCTATATAGATGATGTAGCATATGATTCAATTTCGTCTAAACCGATTGAGCTAGATTATGATGTTGAAAATCATAATGATGGTTTAGCCACTTATTTCAGAGGTGTTATTTTGTGGGATTTATTAGCTTGGACTAGAGCTAATGGTTACGATTTATATGAAGACGGTCTAAGAATTTATACTACCATCGACAGTAGAATGCAAAAATATGCTGAAGAAGCCGTAGAGGAGCATATGAAATTTCAGCAAGAAATATTTGACGAACATTGGGAAGGAAAAGCTCCCTGGAGGGACGAATCCGGGAGAGTAATTAAAGATTTTATTGAAAATCAGGCTAGAAGAACAAAGGCATATAAATATTGGGAGAAAAAGCTGGGAGATGATGAAGAAGAGATTTTCAAAAAACTGAATGAACCTAAAAAAATGAAAGTATTTAGCTGGGATGGTGAAAAAGATACTGTCCTTAGCACTATGGATTCAATCCGCTATTTCAAAAAATTCCTGCATGCAGGATTTATGGCAATGAATCCTAACAATGGACATATCAAAGCTTGGGTTGGCGGAATAAATTACAAATATTTCAAATATGACCATGTGAAACAAGGTAGAAGACAACCAGGCTCCACCTTTAAACCTTTGGTATATGCCGCTGCTATAGATAATGGATATTCTCCATGCTATCAGGTAGAAGATGTTCCTGTAACCTTTGAAGTACCAGGAGATCCTCCAACCTGGACGCCTGTAAACTCAAATGGAAAATATACAGGTGAAACCTGGACATTAAGAGAAGCTATGGCTCAGTCCTTAAATTCTGGAACCGCTTATGTTATGAAAAAAATTGGACCACAAACCGTAGTGGATTATGCGAAAAGATTAGGAGTTGAAAGTCCTTTAGCTGCAGTACCTTCACTCTGCTTAGGAACCTCCGATGTTTCTATTTACGAATTAATTGGTGCCTATAGTACTTTCGTAAATGAAGGATTCTATACTATGCCATTCTATATAGATAGGATTGAAGATAAGAACGGAAAAGTATTAAAACAGTTTGTACCGAAAACAGGCGAGGCCTTAAGTGCTGAAACTGCCTATGTGATGTTGCATATGTTGAAAGGTACAACAGAGCTACCAATAGGAACTGCAATTGGTTTAGATAGAGAGCTAAGAACAGATAATGAAATTGGTGCAAAAACGGGTACCACCCAGAATTACTCAGATGGGTGGTTTGTTGGCGTTACTAAAGATTTAGCTGCTGGTGCATGGGTTGGTGGTGATGACAGAAGTATCCACTTTAGAAATATTGCCTTAGGACAAGGGGCAAGAATGGCTATGCCTATATGGGAGAAATTCATGAAGAAGGTTTATGCAGATGAAGAATTAGCAGTATCTAAAGGCCCTTTCAAGAAACCTTCAAATCTTTCAATAGAAATTGATTGTGAACAGTATGATATGCAGCAAAATAATGTAACTGATTCAACTGAACAAATTCAAAAACTTGATGTTGATGCCATACAGTAA
- the porN gene encoding type IX secretion system ring subunit PorN/GldN: MKKFVLLCLVLGLMVYVKPVKAQESENNGYNPNSVYPVHEDDIMYKKRVWRRMDLREKQNKPFFAKGNEITKHIVNAAKAGILPIYKGDSMVNRMTKEEFLEKLEDPSLANMDMGGGGDAWGDSGGGDSWGSDDGWGDSSGDDSSETEEESSASEISTEFRITQLSTLELVEDMIFDRKRSVTHWDIQAIKIIIPAQNFTSGVERLVGVFKYKDLIDLFRSNPEQMIWFNPQNSAEHKNLADAFALRLFSARIVKVANPDDNMIVDVYNESPKEGIMASQWLEYELMEKEHELWSY; encoded by the coding sequence ATGAAAAAGTTTGTGTTATTATGTTTGGTTCTTGGCTTGATGGTTTATGTAAAACCAGTAAAAGCGCAAGAATCTGAAAACAATGGTTATAATCCTAATTCTGTGTACCCCGTGCATGAAGATGATATCATGTATAAAAAGAGAGTATGGAGAAGAATGGATTTAAGAGAAAAGCAGAATAAGCCTTTCTTTGCAAAAGGTAATGAAATAACTAAGCATATTGTAAATGCTGCTAAGGCAGGTATTCTCCCAATTTACAAAGGTGATTCTATGGTTAATAGAATGACAAAAGAAGAATTCCTTGAGAAATTAGAAGATCCATCTCTAGCTAATATGGATATGGGTGGAGGCGGTGATGCTTGGGGAGATTCCGGTGGAGGTGATTCATGGGGTAGTGATGATGGATGGGGCGATAGCTCAGGTGATGATAGTTCAGAAACAGAAGAAGAATCTTCAGCTAGTGAAATCAGTACCGAATTTAGAATTACTCAGTTATCTACTTTAGAATTAGTGGAAGACATGATCTTTGATAGAAAAAGATCAGTAACTCATTGGGATATTCAAGCAATTAAAATCATAATTCCAGCACAGAATTTTACCTCTGGTGTGGAAAGATTAGTTGGAGTTTTTAAATACAAAGACTTGATTGACTTGTTTAGAAGTAATCCAGAACAAATGATTTGGTTCAACCCTCAAAATAGCGCTGAGCATAAAAATTTAGCTGACGCCTTTGCTTTAAGATTATTCTCTGCTAGAATTGTTAAGGTTGCAAATCCTGATGATAATATGATTGTTGATGTTTATAATGAATCTCCAAAAGAGGGTATTATGGCATCTCAATGGTTAGAATATGAATTAATGGAAAAAGAACACGAATTGTGGTCTTATTAA
- the porK gene encoding T9SS ring complex lipoprotein PorK/GldK, translating into MNNKGVLKNLTLSILFIATLFLEGCGLFGGSGGDGGNLVGVPGREGWYMATPYGMRSVPAGTFHMGQADEDVAASMINFNRQVTIGGFYMDETEITNNEYRQFIQRMMEDSASTLGRDFIMTELYPDTTVWMKDFTNHMGDPMQEYYYMHPAFDDYPVVGVDWEAAKVFAEWRTDYLNSYRESLGEFPMPAFRLPSEAEWEYAARGGRDMAKYPWGNPYIRNAKGCMLANFKPGRGNYYDDGNAYTAQVMSYFPNDFGLFDMSGNVSEWCEDAFNPASVPLVWDLNPTFFDESEPRKVIRGGSWKDIAYYLETGTRAYEHKDSTRAYIGFRCAMTYLGRSSGAEF; encoded by the coding sequence ATGAATAATAAAGGTGTTTTGAAAAATTTAACCCTATCGATTTTGTTTATTGCTACTCTTTTCTTAGAAGGTTGCGGCCTTTTTGGTGGAAGCGGTGGTGATGGCGGTAACTTGGTAGGTGTTCCCGGAAGAGAAGGATGGTATATGGCCACTCCTTATGGTATGAGATCAGTTCCAGCTGGAACTTTTCATATGGGACAAGCTGACGAAGATGTAGCAGCGAGTATGATTAACTTCAACAGACAGGTAACGATTGGTGGGTTTTACATGGATGAAACTGAAATCACTAATAACGAGTACCGTCAATTCATCCAAAGAATGATGGAGGATTCTGCTTCAACATTGGGTCGTGATTTTATTATGACTGAACTTTACCCAGATACTACGGTTTGGATGAAAGACTTCACTAATCATATGGGAGATCCTATGCAAGAGTATTATTATATGCACCCTGCATTTGATGATTATCCTGTAGTTGGGGTTGATTGGGAAGCGGCAAAAGTTTTCGCAGAGTGGAGAACTGATTATTTAAATTCATATAGAGAATCATTAGGAGAATTTCCTATGCCGGCATTCCGATTACCATCAGAGGCTGAATGGGAATATGCTGCTAGAGGCGGAAGAGATATGGCAAAATATCCTTGGGGTAATCCATATATCAGAAACGCTAAAGGTTGTATGTTAGCTAACTTCAAACCAGGTAGAGGTAATTATTACGATGACGGAAATGCATATACTGCTCAAGTAATGTCGTACTTCCCTAATGATTTTGGTTTATTTGATATGTCAGGTAATGTTTCCGAATGGTGTGAAGATGCATTTAATCCTGCATCAGTTCCTTTAGTATGGGATTTGAACCCAACGTTTTTCGATGAGAGTGAACCGAGAAAGGTTATCAGAGGAGGTTCTTGGAAAGATATCGCTTATTACTTAGAAACAGGTACCAGAGCTTACGAACATAAAGACTCAACTAGAGCATACATTGGTTTCAGATGTGCAATGACTTACTTAGGAAGATCATCTGGGGCGGAATTTTAA
- a CDS encoding PorP/SprF family type IX secretion system membrane protein, translating to MKKISKLLVIAFLAVGISNAYSQDVQFSHYMFNNLFNNPAYSGVEGYTKLTALHRTQWAGYAPSNGPTSGLNSQLISLTSPIMRYNSGFGFYVLNDDIANQNYIQVQVSGAYHLGIKESKISIGFRGGAITQNINKDGYIYIDNDDPNIDNVQATQVRPDFSMGVNFQHKDFYIGAAFNHLIEAEFGFGADAIRNPYPKDFLITGGYTFPINYDISLTPSLLVRTTEFTSYTFDVSAVATYKEKIWGGLSFRQQEAAIAMVGYSFFKENTLKLGYAFDYVLVAQSAKSTTSHEIMLSYRLPAISTSGKKVVRTPRFRH from the coding sequence ATGAAAAAAATTTCAAAATTATTAGTAATTGCTTTTCTTGCTGTGGGCATTTCAAATGCCTACAGTCAAGATGTGCAGTTCTCTCATTACATGTTTAATAACCTTTTCAATAACCCCGCTTATTCAGGAGTTGAAGGTTATACTAAACTAACAGCCTTGCATCGTACACAATGGGCTGGTTATGCACCCTCTAATGGCCCGACTTCAGGTCTGAACTCGCAATTAATTTCATTAACATCTCCTATTATGCGCTACAATAGCGGATTCGGGTTTTATGTATTAAATGATGATATAGCGAATCAGAATTATATTCAAGTACAAGTTTCAGGAGCCTATCATTTAGGGATAAAAGAATCAAAAATCAGTATAGGATTTAGAGGTGGGGCCATCACTCAAAATATTAATAAAGATGGTTATATCTATATTGATAATGATGATCCAAATATTGACAATGTACAGGCTACTCAAGTACGTCCTGATTTTTCAATGGGTGTAAATTTTCAGCATAAAGATTTTTACATTGGTGCTGCTTTTAATCATTTAATTGAAGCGGAATTTGGTTTCGGTGCAGATGCAATTAGAAATCCATATCCAAAAGACTTTTTAATAACAGGTGGTTATACATTTCCAATCAATTATGACATCAGTTTAACTCCAAGTTTACTGGTAAGAACTACTGAGTTTACATCTTATACATTTGATGTTTCAGCAGTGGCAACTTATAAAGAAAAAATTTGGGGTGGTTTATCTTTTAGACAACAAGAAGCAGCAATCGCAATGGTGGGTTATAGTTTTTTTAAAGAAAATACTTTAAAATTAGGTTACGCATTTGATTATGTATTGGTAGCTCAAAGTGCAAAAAGTACTACTTCTCATGAAATCATGTTGAGTTATCGATTGCCAGCTATATCTACATCGGGAAAAAAGGTTGTACGAACGCCTAGATTTAGACATTAA
- the porM gene encoding type IX secretion system motor protein PorM/GldM, which produces MAGGKETPRQKMIGMMYLVLTALLALNVSVTVLDKFIDINNSLEVSVDAAREQNGNTLRRIENAVEESGNRPDDVKILETAKAIREKTRDMVKELGTYKDTFIEITGGRDETGNIVGKTDYDKVGNYMMPENQNNGIKLQKSLNAYATFIDETVGDSAVSFAPLALDANDNPRFKDDPNQKGKDWATLEFMGAPTPAALATISDYQNKVMAYEARALDLLARKVGAGDLKFDLIQLVALPESKVVAAGAKYKADLIVAASSSAEDPEMTFNGKEIDVVGGAGQIEFTATPAGSYGEEGTARKTYEATAKLKDSVYRQEIEYFVAEPVIQVQSAALSQLYLNCGNELNVSVPALGSSYNPSFSVSGGSSIQGKERGLVTIIPNAPKVTLGVSSNGNKIGNKVFSVRRIPKPDVQVYNGSKPVNLKQGEKATAMRVLRVQAIPDENFKAQLPKDAQYRVTRWTITLARGPRPVGQPIKATSETVNISQLMSNARPGDRLVVQVDQVLRRNFRGNTEEVNLGEQVFPISLN; this is translated from the coding sequence ATGGCTGGAGGAAAAGAAACCCCAAGACAGAAGATGATAGGTATGATGTACCTAGTACTAACGGCCCTTTTGGCACTTAACGTTAGTGTTACAGTACTCGACAAATTCATCGATATTAATAACTCACTAGAAGTATCAGTTGATGCGGCTAGAGAGCAGAATGGTAATACATTGCGTAGAATTGAAAACGCAGTGGAAGAATCTGGTAACCGTCCTGATGATGTGAAAATTTTAGAAACCGCTAAAGCCATCAGAGAGAAAACCAGAGATATGGTTAAAGAATTAGGGACATATAAAGATACCTTTATAGAAATTACTGGAGGTAGAGATGAAACTGGAAACATTGTTGGTAAAACCGACTATGATAAGGTAGGAAACTACATGATGCCTGAAAACCAGAATAATGGAATAAAATTACAGAAATCTTTAAATGCATATGCAACATTTATTGATGAAACCGTTGGAGATTCTGCTGTTTCTTTCGCTCCATTAGCTTTAGATGCTAATGATAATCCGAGATTTAAGGATGATCCAAATCAAAAAGGGAAAGATTGGGCTACATTGGAATTCATGGGTGCTCCTACTCCTGCCGCATTAGCTACAATTTCTGATTATCAAAATAAAGTGATGGCTTATGAAGCAAGAGCTTTAGATTTGTTGGCAAGAAAAGTTGGTGCAGGTGATTTAAAATTTGATTTAATCCAATTAGTTGCATTACCTGAATCAAAGGTTGTTGCAGCCGGTGCAAAATATAAAGCTGATTTAATTGTTGCAGCTTCATCTTCAGCTGAAGACCCAGAAATGACTTTTAATGGAAAAGAAATTGATGTTGTTGGTGGTGCTGGCCAAATAGAATTTACAGCTACTCCTGCAGGTTCTTATGGTGAAGAAGGTACAGCTCGTAAGACTTATGAAGCAACTGCTAAATTGAAAGATAGTGTTTACAGACAAGAAATTGAGTATTTTGTTGCTGAGCCAGTAATTCAAGTTCAATCTGCTGCGTTAAGTCAACTATATTTGAATTGCGGTAACGAATTAAATGTATCAGTGCCTGCTTTAGGTAGTTCTTATAATCCTTCTTTTTCAGTATCTGGTGGATCATCAATACAAGGTAAAGAAAGAGGGTTAGTTACGATTATCCCTAATGCTCCTAAAGTTACTTTAGGTGTAAGTTCAAATGGTAACAAAATAGGAAATAAAGTATTTAGCGTAAGAAGAATTCCTAAGCCAGATGTTCAAGTATATAATGGTTCAAAACCAGTTAACTTAAAACAAGGTGAAAAAGCTACTGCGATGAGAGTTTTAAGAGTACAGGCCATTCCTGATGAAAACTTTAAAGCTCAGTTACCAAAGGATGCTCAATATAGAGTTACAAGATGGACAATTACTTTAGCTAGAGGTCCAAGACCAGTGGGTCAGCCGATCAAAGCTACTAGTGAAACTGTAAACATTAGTCAATTAATGAGTAATGCGCGTCCGGGTGATAGATTGGTTGTTCAAGTGGACCAAGTATTAAGAAGAAATTTTAGAGGAAATACTGAGGAAGTTAATCTTGGAGAACAAGTATTCCCGATATCTCTAAATTAA
- the porL gene encoding type IX secretion system motor protein PorL/GldL: MSNKKGGFQELLFKTIMPKVYGIGAAVVIVGALFKILHLPGAGAMLGIGLSVEALIFLLSAFEPQHKELDWSKVYPELATEFDDNDEYEDLDSRGSKKQIGKSSGSTAQQLDKVLEEGKIGPELIKSLGDGMKNMAESAKQMSTLSNAAVATNDYANNVKQASKSLMEMNKSYDSTAAAMKQMASATNDSKEYHSQVQAVTKNLTALNQVYEMELQDSQNHVKAMNKFYKNLSTALDSMTEASKDTAQFQTEVKNLTTNLSQLNKVYGNMLSAMKG, translated from the coding sequence ATGAGCAATAAAAAAGGCGGATTTCAGGAGTTACTATTTAAAACCATTATGCCGAAGGTATATGGTATTGGAGCGGCAGTTGTAATTGTTGGTGCATTATTTAAAATTCTTCACTTACCTGGTGCGGGTGCCATGTTAGGTATAGGTTTAAGTGTTGAGGCACTTATATTCTTACTAAGTGCATTTGAGCCTCAGCATAAGGAATTAGATTGGAGTAAAGTTTACCCTGAACTAGCTACAGAGTTTGATGATAATGATGAATATGAAGATTTAGATTCTAGAGGGTCAAAGAAACAAATCGGGAAAAGTTCTGGATCTACTGCTCAGCAACTTGACAAAGTTTTAGAAGAAGGTAAAATTGGTCCTGAGTTGATTAAAAGTTTAGGTGACGGTATGAAAAATATGGCTGAATCAGCTAAACAAATGTCTACCCTAAGTAATGCAGCAGTTGCTACGAACGATTATGCGAATAACGTTAAGCAGGCAAGTAAATCATTGATGGAAATGAACAAATCATATGATAGTACTGCTGCAGCTATGAAGCAAATGGCTTCCGCTACGAATGACTCAAAAGAATATCATTCACAAGTACAAGCGGTTACTAAAAACTTGACAGCTTTAAATCAAGTTTACGAAATGGAATTGCAAGACTCTCAGAATCATGTAAAAGCAATGAATAAATTCTACAAGAATTTATCAACTGCTTTAGATAGCATGACTGAGGCAAGTAAGGATACTGCACAATTCCAGACTGAAGTTAAAAACTTAACAACTAATCTTTCTCAATTGAATAAGGTATATGGCAATATGCTATCTGCTATGAAAGGTTAA